In the Styela clava chromosome 8, kaStyClav1.hap1.2, whole genome shotgun sequence genome, one interval contains:
- the LOC144425881 gene encoding uncharacterized protein LOC144425881, translating into MTAITVIKCLASLFSLVGIPEYVHSDRGTSFLANELREFLARKGIATSNTTPYHPKGNSQCERANQTIWKTIKLMLLSRNLPESAWEEVLPDALHATRSLLCTSTGTTPHNRMFNFERRSMIGNSVPDWLLNGGKVLLRKFVRAKSDPFCEEVELLEANTKYSLIRYPDGRESTVSTSDLARFPETVQSDYKQLEFEKTKSISESTHKDVPFSFENLDSKNGDTIPSDDLVEVADKTSTPIKKEEMPIRRSSRFKRAPDRYGDWAS; encoded by the coding sequence ATGACTGCAATCACTGTCATTAAATGTCTCGCATCATTATTTTCATTGGTTGGTATACCGGAGTATGTTCACAGCGACAGAGGAACTTCATTTTTGGCTAATGAACTGAGAGAGTTTCTTGCAAGAAAGGGTATAGCGACTAGCAATACAACTCCTTATCACCCGAAAGGGAATTCCCAGTGCGAAAGGGCAAACCAGACCATATGGAAAACTATCAAACTAATGCTGTTATCAAGAAATTTGCCCGAGAGTGCTTGGGAGGAAGTTCTGCCAGACGCTCTACATGCGACAAGATCACTTCTTTGCACATCCACTGGTACTACGCCACATAATCGCATGTTCAATTTTGAAAGACGATCTATGATTGGAAACTCCGTACCAGACTGGCTATTGAATGGCGGTAAAGTACTCCTTCGCAAGTTTGTACGAGCGAAAAGCGACCCGTTTTGTGAAGAAGTTGAGCTTCTGGAAGCTAACACCAAATACTCGTTAATTCGTTATCCCGATGGTCGAGAATCTACGGTTTCAACGAGTGATCTGGCGCGATTCCCTGAAACTGTACAATCTGACTACAAGCAATTGGAATTTGAAAAGACTAAATCCATATCGGAATCAACTCATAAGGATGTGCCATTCAGTTTTGAGAATCTCGATTCGAAGAACGGTGACACAATCCCTTCTGATGACTTAGTTGAAGTAGCAGATAAAACTTCTACTCCAATTAAGAAGGAAGAGATGCCTATTCGTCGGTCGAGCCGTTTCAAAAGGGCGCCTGATCGTTATGGAGACTGGGCCTCGTAA